The following are from one region of the Girardinichthys multiradiatus isolate DD_20200921_A chromosome 9, DD_fGirMul_XY1, whole genome shotgun sequence genome:
- the bmb gene encoding protein brambleberry isoform X2, which yields MGYLLIHCPLLLGTICMLGCPAVSGLFEWVRITQPHPAAAAPPPVAPALLVKDAPFEMVTTDEKFLAEAKQLELSPLDSCHYRVVARLRSSCESLSEENLAKLGVELFNCQAEIEGRRTFPCTEEMTIKECTADMDPDTWNAYHIVSNRARSVCYATRQQLFRRRAELTVNSLISTATSQLDAMKDLKVGQLELKELTTASLDKLLEGHSALQSQQDKLHEGQEQMEGSLRENLERLGQEKALIASGQEVVAQLIQGITKRMENVSEYLQVQSSEVQDNHKAIVDDLAGVRHQAQDIYQKIDHSMSEFLQYQDQTSQYYTDLMNKLERMNSTLGVMLHYLDNMQLRIEERLHMIQGYLGWAGLSLTAMWTCVAHTGYFVLCAVLLTFLRCPGFSRAMLLLMVPLNAVAEINQQPALDLTSLSVLLLALSLGHWFVNRLWACMPSRNELVPPLMLGPWNIVEPQKNAMAGPPSSTPERYGKGDVYEQDNLLNHDSFLSGELGISALSPTQRRPVPEPNFLPIFGTPNRSTPRPIPPELLSRALIEDLPQKILGGVFDSVNVSHDFGRDSRSASLTPSIITNRFRSLSIRIWTSGGRTLMEGDQLDLAVKGCIKRTTSVLRR from the exons ATGGGCTACCTCCTGATCCACTGTCCACTCCTCTTGGGAACCATCTGCATGCTGGGCTGTCCTGCAGTCAGTGGGCTGTTCGAGTGGGTGAGGATCACGCAGCCTCATCCTGCCGCAGCTGCTCCTCCTCCAGTAGCTCCAGCGCTTCTGGTGAAAGATGCTCCGTTTGAAATGGTGACCACAGATGAGAAGTTTCTGGCTGAAGCGAAGCAACTGGAGCTGAGCCCATTAGACAGTTGCCACTACAGG GTGGTTGCTCGGCTGAGGTCCAGCTGTGAAAGCCTCTCTGAGGAGAATCTCGCCAAGCTCGGAGTGGAACTGTTTAACTGTCAGGCAGAGATCGAAGGGCGCCGGACCTTCCCATGCACAGAAGAAATG ACCATAAAAGAATGCACAGCAGATATGGATCCGGACACATGGAATGCCTACCACATAGTGAGCAACAGAGCGCGCTCAGTTTGCTACGCAACTCGCCAGCAGCTTTTTCGCCGCCGAGCGGAGCTTACGGTCAATTCTCTCATCTCCACAGCAACAAGCCAGTTAGAcgcaatgaaagacctgaag GTGGGACAGCTGGAGCTGAAGGAGTTGACTACAGCTTCTCTCGACAAGCTGCTTGAGGGCCACAGTGCCCTTCAGTCTCAACAGGACAAACTGCACGAGGGTCAGGAGCAGATGGAGGGTTCGCTGAGGGAAAACCTGGAACGTCTGGGTCAGGAAAAGGCCCTGATTGCCTCTGGACAAGAGGTGGTAGCCCAGCTCATTCAGGGCATTACAAAAAGAATGG AAAATGTAAGCGAGTATCTGCAGGTCCAAAGCTCAGAGGTCCAAGACAACCACAAGGCAATCGTTGATGACCTTGCGGGTGTCAGGCACCAAGCTCAGGATATCTACCAGAAAATTG ACCACAGCATGTCTGAGTTCCTGCAGTACCAGGACCAGACCTCCCAGTACTACACTGACCTGATGAACAAACTGGAGCGCATGAACAGCACACTGGGAGTCATGCTGCACTACTTGGATAACATGCAGCTTCGGATAGAGGAGAGGCTTCACATGATTCAGGGCTACCTGGGCTGGGCGG GTTTAAGTCTGACAGCTATGTGGACCTGTGTTGCACACACGGGCTACTTCGTGTTGTGTGCAGTCCTTCTGACGTTCCTGCGCTGTCCAGGTTTCTCTAGAGCCATGCTGCTGCTCATGGTTCCCCTGAATGCAGTGGCCGAGATCAACCAGCAGCCAGCGCTGGACCTCACCAGTCTCAGCGTGCTGCTACTTGCTCTGTCACTTG GTCACTGGTTTGTAAATCGCCTTTGGGCTTGTATGCCAAGCAGAAATGAGCTCGTTCCACCATTGATGCTTGGTCCATGGAACATCGTGGAGCCTCAGAAGAATGCAATGGCGGGTCCACCATCATCCACACCAGAAAG ATACGGAAAAGGCGACGTATATGAGCAAGACAACCTGTTGAATCATGACAGTTTTTTATCAG GTGAACTTGGCATATCAGCATTATCTCCCACTCAAAGGAGGCCCGTGCCAGAGCCTAACTTCCTACCAATATTTGGAACACCGAATCGGTCCACTCCCAGGCCAATACCTCCTGAACTTCTATCAAGG GCTCTAATTGAAGACCTCCCTCAAAAGATCCTGGGAGGAGTTTTTGATTCAGTGAATGTATCTCATGATTTTGGAAGGGACTCGAGAAGTGCAAGTCTTACCCCATCAATTATCACCAACAG
- the bmb gene encoding protein brambleberry isoform X3 produces the protein MGYLLIHCPLLLGTICMLGCPAVSGLFEWVRITQPHPAAAAPPPVAPALLVKDAPFEMVTTDEKFLAEAKQLELSPLDSCHYRVVARLRSSCESLSEENLAKLGVELFNCQAEIEGRRTFPCTEEMTIKECTADMDPDTWNAYHIVSNRARSVCYATRQQLFRRRAELTVNSLISTATSQLDAMKDLKVGQLELKELTTASLDKLLEGHSALQSQQDKLHEGQEQMEGSLRENLERLGQEKALIASGQEVVAQLIQGITKRMENVSEYLQVQSSEVQDNHKAIVDDLAGVRHQAQDIYQKIDHSMSEFLQYQDQTSQYYTDLMNKLERMNSTLGVMLHYLDNMQLRIEERLHMIQGYLGWAGLSLTAMWTCVAHTGYFVLCAVLLTFLRCPGFSRAMLLLMVPLNAVAEINQQPALDLTSLSVLLLALSLGHWFVNRLWACMPSRNELVPPLMLGPWNIVEPQKNAMAGPPSSTPERYGKGDVYEQDNLLNHDSFLSGELGISALSPTQRRPVPEPNFLPIFGTPNRSTPRPIPPELLSRALIEDLPQKILGGVFDSVNVSHDFGRDSRSASLTPSIITNRKSFLRRLISSS, from the exons ATGGGCTACCTCCTGATCCACTGTCCACTCCTCTTGGGAACCATCTGCATGCTGGGCTGTCCTGCAGTCAGTGGGCTGTTCGAGTGGGTGAGGATCACGCAGCCTCATCCTGCCGCAGCTGCTCCTCCTCCAGTAGCTCCAGCGCTTCTGGTGAAAGATGCTCCGTTTGAAATGGTGACCACAGATGAGAAGTTTCTGGCTGAAGCGAAGCAACTGGAGCTGAGCCCATTAGACAGTTGCCACTACAGG GTGGTTGCTCGGCTGAGGTCCAGCTGTGAAAGCCTCTCTGAGGAGAATCTCGCCAAGCTCGGAGTGGAACTGTTTAACTGTCAGGCAGAGATCGAAGGGCGCCGGACCTTCCCATGCACAGAAGAAATG ACCATAAAAGAATGCACAGCAGATATGGATCCGGACACATGGAATGCCTACCACATAGTGAGCAACAGAGCGCGCTCAGTTTGCTACGCAACTCGCCAGCAGCTTTTTCGCCGCCGAGCGGAGCTTACGGTCAATTCTCTCATCTCCACAGCAACAAGCCAGTTAGAcgcaatgaaagacctgaag GTGGGACAGCTGGAGCTGAAGGAGTTGACTACAGCTTCTCTCGACAAGCTGCTTGAGGGCCACAGTGCCCTTCAGTCTCAACAGGACAAACTGCACGAGGGTCAGGAGCAGATGGAGGGTTCGCTGAGGGAAAACCTGGAACGTCTGGGTCAGGAAAAGGCCCTGATTGCCTCTGGACAAGAGGTGGTAGCCCAGCTCATTCAGGGCATTACAAAAAGAATGG AAAATGTAAGCGAGTATCTGCAGGTCCAAAGCTCAGAGGTCCAAGACAACCACAAGGCAATCGTTGATGACCTTGCGGGTGTCAGGCACCAAGCTCAGGATATCTACCAGAAAATTG ACCACAGCATGTCTGAGTTCCTGCAGTACCAGGACCAGACCTCCCAGTACTACACTGACCTGATGAACAAACTGGAGCGCATGAACAGCACACTGGGAGTCATGCTGCACTACTTGGATAACATGCAGCTTCGGATAGAGGAGAGGCTTCACATGATTCAGGGCTACCTGGGCTGGGCGG GTTTAAGTCTGACAGCTATGTGGACCTGTGTTGCACACACGGGCTACTTCGTGTTGTGTGCAGTCCTTCTGACGTTCCTGCGCTGTCCAGGTTTCTCTAGAGCCATGCTGCTGCTCATGGTTCCCCTGAATGCAGTGGCCGAGATCAACCAGCAGCCAGCGCTGGACCTCACCAGTCTCAGCGTGCTGCTACTTGCTCTGTCACTTG GTCACTGGTTTGTAAATCGCCTTTGGGCTTGTATGCCAAGCAGAAATGAGCTCGTTCCACCATTGATGCTTGGTCCATGGAACATCGTGGAGCCTCAGAAGAATGCAATGGCGGGTCCACCATCATCCACACCAGAAAG ATACGGAAAAGGCGACGTATATGAGCAAGACAACCTGTTGAATCATGACAGTTTTTTATCAG GTGAACTTGGCATATCAGCATTATCTCCCACTCAAAGGAGGCCCGTGCCAGAGCCTAACTTCCTACCAATATTTGGAACACCGAATCGGTCCACTCCCAGGCCAATACCTCCTGAACTTCTATCAAGG GCTCTAATTGAAGACCTCCCTCAAAAGATCCTGGGAGGAGTTTTTGATTCAGTGAATGTATCTCATGATTTTGGAAGGGACTCGAGAAGTGCAAGTCTTACCCCATCAATTATCACCAACAG
- the bmb gene encoding protein brambleberry isoform X4, translating to MGYLLIHCPLLLGTICMLGCPAVSGLFEWVRITQPHPAAAAPPPVAPALLVKDAPFEMVTTDEKFLAEAKQLELSPLDSCHYRVVARLRSSCESLSEENLAKLGVELFNCQAEIEGRRTFPCTEEMTIKECTADMDPDTWNAYHIVSNRARSVCYATRQQLFRRRAELTVNSLISTATSQLDAMKDLKVGQLELKELTTASLDKLLEGHSALQSQQDKLHEGQEQMEGSLRENLERLGQEKALIASGQEVVAQLIQGITKRMENVSEYLQVQSSEVQDNHKAIVDDLAGVRHQAQDIYQKIDHSMSEFLQYQDQTSQYYTDLMNKLERMNSTLGVMLHYLDNMQLRIEERLHMIQGYLGWAGLSLTAMWTCVAHTGYFVLCAVLLTFLRCPGFSRAMLLLMVPLNAVAEINQQPALDLTSLSVLLLALSLGHWFVNRLWACMPSRNELVPPLMLGPWNIVEPQKNAMAGPPSSTPERYGKGDVYEQDNLLNHDSFLSGELGISALSPTQRRPVPEPNFLPIFGTPNRSTPRPIPPELLSRALIEDLPQKILGGVFDSVNVSHDFGRDSRSASLTPSIITNSIKRTTSVLRR from the exons ATGGGCTACCTCCTGATCCACTGTCCACTCCTCTTGGGAACCATCTGCATGCTGGGCTGTCCTGCAGTCAGTGGGCTGTTCGAGTGGGTGAGGATCACGCAGCCTCATCCTGCCGCAGCTGCTCCTCCTCCAGTAGCTCCAGCGCTTCTGGTGAAAGATGCTCCGTTTGAAATGGTGACCACAGATGAGAAGTTTCTGGCTGAAGCGAAGCAACTGGAGCTGAGCCCATTAGACAGTTGCCACTACAGG GTGGTTGCTCGGCTGAGGTCCAGCTGTGAAAGCCTCTCTGAGGAGAATCTCGCCAAGCTCGGAGTGGAACTGTTTAACTGTCAGGCAGAGATCGAAGGGCGCCGGACCTTCCCATGCACAGAAGAAATG ACCATAAAAGAATGCACAGCAGATATGGATCCGGACACATGGAATGCCTACCACATAGTGAGCAACAGAGCGCGCTCAGTTTGCTACGCAACTCGCCAGCAGCTTTTTCGCCGCCGAGCGGAGCTTACGGTCAATTCTCTCATCTCCACAGCAACAAGCCAGTTAGAcgcaatgaaagacctgaag GTGGGACAGCTGGAGCTGAAGGAGTTGACTACAGCTTCTCTCGACAAGCTGCTTGAGGGCCACAGTGCCCTTCAGTCTCAACAGGACAAACTGCACGAGGGTCAGGAGCAGATGGAGGGTTCGCTGAGGGAAAACCTGGAACGTCTGGGTCAGGAAAAGGCCCTGATTGCCTCTGGACAAGAGGTGGTAGCCCAGCTCATTCAGGGCATTACAAAAAGAATGG AAAATGTAAGCGAGTATCTGCAGGTCCAAAGCTCAGAGGTCCAAGACAACCACAAGGCAATCGTTGATGACCTTGCGGGTGTCAGGCACCAAGCTCAGGATATCTACCAGAAAATTG ACCACAGCATGTCTGAGTTCCTGCAGTACCAGGACCAGACCTCCCAGTACTACACTGACCTGATGAACAAACTGGAGCGCATGAACAGCACACTGGGAGTCATGCTGCACTACTTGGATAACATGCAGCTTCGGATAGAGGAGAGGCTTCACATGATTCAGGGCTACCTGGGCTGGGCGG GTTTAAGTCTGACAGCTATGTGGACCTGTGTTGCACACACGGGCTACTTCGTGTTGTGTGCAGTCCTTCTGACGTTCCTGCGCTGTCCAGGTTTCTCTAGAGCCATGCTGCTGCTCATGGTTCCCCTGAATGCAGTGGCCGAGATCAACCAGCAGCCAGCGCTGGACCTCACCAGTCTCAGCGTGCTGCTACTTGCTCTGTCACTTG GTCACTGGTTTGTAAATCGCCTTTGGGCTTGTATGCCAAGCAGAAATGAGCTCGTTCCACCATTGATGCTTGGTCCATGGAACATCGTGGAGCCTCAGAAGAATGCAATGGCGGGTCCACCATCATCCACACCAGAAAG ATACGGAAAAGGCGACGTATATGAGCAAGACAACCTGTTGAATCATGACAGTTTTTTATCAG GTGAACTTGGCATATCAGCATTATCTCCCACTCAAAGGAGGCCCGTGCCAGAGCCTAACTTCCTACCAATATTTGGAACACCGAATCGGTCCACTCCCAGGCCAATACCTCCTGAACTTCTATCAAGG GCTCTAATTGAAGACCTCCCTCAAAAGATCCTGGGAGGAGTTTTTGATTCAGTGAATGTATCTCATGATTTTGGAAGGGACTCGAGAAGTGCAAGTCTTACCCCATCAATTATCACCAACAG
- the bmb gene encoding protein brambleberry isoform X1 yields the protein MGYLLIHCPLLLGTICMLGCPAVSGLFEWVRITQPHPAAAAPPPVAPALLVKDAPFEMVTTDEKFLAEAKQLELSPLDSCHYRVVARLRSSCESLSEENLAKLGVELFNCQAEIEGRRTFPCTEEMTIKECTADMDPDTWNAYHIVSNRARSVCYATRQQLFRRRAELTVNSLISTATSQLDAMKDLKVGQLELKELTTASLDKLLEGHSALQSQQDKLHEGQEQMEGSLRENLERLGQEKALIASGQEVVAQLIQGITKRMENVSEYLQVQSSEVQDNHKAIVDDLAGVRHQAQDIYQKIDHSMSEFLQYQDQTSQYYTDLMNKLERMNSTLGVMLHYLDNMQLRIEERLHMIQGYLGWAGLSLTAMWTCVAHTGYFVLCAVLLTFLRCPGFSRAMLLLMVPLNAVAEINQQPALDLTSLSVLLLALSLGHWFVNRLWACMPSRNELVPPLMLGPWNIVEPQKNAMAGPPSSTPERYGKGDVYEQDNLLNHDSFLSGELGISALSPTQRRPVPEPNFLPIFGTPNRSTPRPIPPELLSRALIEDLPQKILGGVFDSVNVSHDFGRDSRSASLTPSIITNSSLSGRQLCNGITKTGKTCKNKALLGQEYCRVHEGGHSSFIHS from the exons ATGGGCTACCTCCTGATCCACTGTCCACTCCTCTTGGGAACCATCTGCATGCTGGGCTGTCCTGCAGTCAGTGGGCTGTTCGAGTGGGTGAGGATCACGCAGCCTCATCCTGCCGCAGCTGCTCCTCCTCCAGTAGCTCCAGCGCTTCTGGTGAAAGATGCTCCGTTTGAAATGGTGACCACAGATGAGAAGTTTCTGGCTGAAGCGAAGCAACTGGAGCTGAGCCCATTAGACAGTTGCCACTACAGG GTGGTTGCTCGGCTGAGGTCCAGCTGTGAAAGCCTCTCTGAGGAGAATCTCGCCAAGCTCGGAGTGGAACTGTTTAACTGTCAGGCAGAGATCGAAGGGCGCCGGACCTTCCCATGCACAGAAGAAATG ACCATAAAAGAATGCACAGCAGATATGGATCCGGACACATGGAATGCCTACCACATAGTGAGCAACAGAGCGCGCTCAGTTTGCTACGCAACTCGCCAGCAGCTTTTTCGCCGCCGAGCGGAGCTTACGGTCAATTCTCTCATCTCCACAGCAACAAGCCAGTTAGAcgcaatgaaagacctgaag GTGGGACAGCTGGAGCTGAAGGAGTTGACTACAGCTTCTCTCGACAAGCTGCTTGAGGGCCACAGTGCCCTTCAGTCTCAACAGGACAAACTGCACGAGGGTCAGGAGCAGATGGAGGGTTCGCTGAGGGAAAACCTGGAACGTCTGGGTCAGGAAAAGGCCCTGATTGCCTCTGGACAAGAGGTGGTAGCCCAGCTCATTCAGGGCATTACAAAAAGAATGG AAAATGTAAGCGAGTATCTGCAGGTCCAAAGCTCAGAGGTCCAAGACAACCACAAGGCAATCGTTGATGACCTTGCGGGTGTCAGGCACCAAGCTCAGGATATCTACCAGAAAATTG ACCACAGCATGTCTGAGTTCCTGCAGTACCAGGACCAGACCTCCCAGTACTACACTGACCTGATGAACAAACTGGAGCGCATGAACAGCACACTGGGAGTCATGCTGCACTACTTGGATAACATGCAGCTTCGGATAGAGGAGAGGCTTCACATGATTCAGGGCTACCTGGGCTGGGCGG GTTTAAGTCTGACAGCTATGTGGACCTGTGTTGCACACACGGGCTACTTCGTGTTGTGTGCAGTCCTTCTGACGTTCCTGCGCTGTCCAGGTTTCTCTAGAGCCATGCTGCTGCTCATGGTTCCCCTGAATGCAGTGGCCGAGATCAACCAGCAGCCAGCGCTGGACCTCACCAGTCTCAGCGTGCTGCTACTTGCTCTGTCACTTG GTCACTGGTTTGTAAATCGCCTTTGGGCTTGTATGCCAAGCAGAAATGAGCTCGTTCCACCATTGATGCTTGGTCCATGGAACATCGTGGAGCCTCAGAAGAATGCAATGGCGGGTCCACCATCATCCACACCAGAAAG ATACGGAAAAGGCGACGTATATGAGCAAGACAACCTGTTGAATCATGACAGTTTTTTATCAG GTGAACTTGGCATATCAGCATTATCTCCCACTCAAAGGAGGCCCGTGCCAGAGCCTAACTTCCTACCAATATTTGGAACACCGAATCGGTCCACTCCCAGGCCAATACCTCCTGAACTTCTATCAAGG GCTCTAATTGAAGACCTCCCTCAAAAGATCCTGGGAGGAGTTTTTGATTCAGTGAATGTATCTCATGATTTTGGAAGGGACTCGAGAAGTGCAAGTCTTACCCCATCAATTATCACCAACAG CTCCTTGTCAGGCCGTCAGCTGTGTAATGGAATCACAAAAACAGGGAAAACCTGTAAGAATAAAGCGCTTCTAGGACAAGAGTACTGCCGAGTTCATGAAGGGGGACACAGCTCTTTTATTCACTCCTAA